The Eurosta solidaginis isolate ZX-2024a chromosome 4, ASM4086904v1, whole genome shotgun sequence genome includes a window with the following:
- the DNaseII gene encoding deoxyribonuclease-2-alpha translates to MNLKVLLLLSVLVTSCCGAKRAEPKVFCKDEKGEKVDWFYMYKLPRNHARNGAKRNGNGFNYLYITSRNYDAWQLSTHEVTSLESMPGKLLQPLFDDERILILAYNDQKPNSNSTTMKAHAKGLLATDGETAIWLVHSVPKYPEIPQYKYPATGARYGQSFLCMSLQGSEVDKVATQLRLMVPLVYYTRTPEAVLARFPILQLVVQGKWKKEAPYQNGLKLQTLDGEKFKSFAKSGKAVTELYEDIIAPALDVNLLVETWRNGGGNLASNCTRSDKVFNIQEIKEQELQISFHTNSDHSKWAVSQASGFKLWRWRIGGADWICVGDINRQKEQLLRGGGSVCLKNSKIAKLYRDMIQSYEPCPRNGNKAQLVNGTQEEREQNLAAIEDEI, encoded by the exons ATGAACTTGAAAGTGCTGCTGCTACTTTCCGTGCTCGTCACGAGCTGTTGCGGTGCTAAGAGAGCCGAACCAAAAGTATTTTGTAAAGatgaaaaaggagaaaaagtggACTG GTTCTACATGTACAAGCTGCCACGAAATCACGCACGAAACGGTGCCAAACGCAATGGCAACGGCTTTAATTATCTCTACATCACCAGTCGTAACTATGACGCCTGGCAATTGTCAACACACGAAGTTACCTCGCTCGAGTCCATGCCTGGCAAACTACTACAACCACTTTTCGACGACGAGCGCATACTAATACTTGCCTACAATGATCAGAAACCTAACAGCAACTCGACCACCATGAAAGCACACGCCAAGGGTTTATTAGCCACCGACGGCGAAACAGCTATTTGGTTAGTGCATTCCGTACCAAAATATCCGGAAATACCACAATACAAATACCCTGCCACTGGAGCGCGTTATGGACAAAGCTTTCTCTGTATGTCTTTGCAAGGTAGCGAAGTGGATAAGGTTGCCACACAATTGCGTTTAATGGTGCCGCTCGTCTATTACACGCGCACGCCGGAAGCTGTACTCGCGCGTTTTCCCATACTACAGTTGGTGGTGCAGGGCAAGTGGAAAAAGGAAGCGCCCTATCAAAATGGACTGAAATTGCAAACACTTGATGGCGAGAAATTCAAATCTTTTGCAAAGAGTGGAAAGGCTGTAACGGAATTGTATGAAGATATTATAGCGCCAGCTTTGGATGTTAATCTGTTAGTGGAGACTTGGCGTAATGGTGGCGGTAATTTGGCATCGAATTGCACGCGTAGTGACAA AGTTTTCAATATACAAGAAATCAAAGAGCAAGAACTACAAATTTCATTCCACACCAATTCGGATCATTCCAAGTGGGCTGTTTCGCAAGCAAGTGGTTTCAAACTTTGGCGCTGGCGCATTGGTGGCGCAGATTGGATTTGTGTTGGTGACATCAATCGTCAGAAAGAACAGTTGTTGCGTGGTGGTGGCAGTGTTTGCCTGAAAAATAGCAAAATTGCAAAACTCTACAGAGATATGATACAAAGTTATGAGCCATGCCCAAGAAATGGTAATAAGGCACAACTCGTAAATGGAACTCAAGAGGAAAGAGAGCAAAACTTGGCTGCAATCGAAGACGAAATTTGA